The Candidatus Baltobacteraceae bacterium genome has a window encoding:
- the nth gene encoding endonuclease III encodes MPSIPFPKKKVPRETAVEQLAVLERTYPHAVTALNYESDFQLLVAVILSAQCTDARVNMTTPALFAKYPTPQKLAAADQSEVEKIIKSCGFFRMKARNIINCARDLVERFGGEVPRDREDLESLAGVGRKTASVVMAAAFEEAALAVDTHVFRVSHRLGITLGKTPRQVEDDLTALLPKSKWGDATHWLIMHGRAICKAPTPQCARCPVNALCPTPAIISRTLTARVRASGSAVPTRRRKPAVSKAKKR; translated from the coding sequence ATGCCTTCCATTCCGTTTCCCAAGAAAAAAGTGCCGCGAGAGACCGCGGTCGAGCAGCTTGCCGTTCTCGAGCGCACCTACCCGCACGCCGTTACGGCACTGAACTACGAAAGCGATTTCCAACTCCTCGTTGCGGTCATCCTCTCCGCTCAATGCACCGACGCACGAGTGAATATGACGACGCCGGCGCTCTTTGCGAAGTATCCGACGCCGCAGAAGCTGGCGGCAGCCGATCAGTCCGAGGTCGAGAAGATCATCAAATCGTGCGGCTTCTTTCGAATGAAGGCTCGCAACATCATCAACTGCGCCCGCGACCTGGTCGAGCGTTTCGGGGGTGAAGTTCCTCGCGACCGCGAGGATTTGGAATCGCTGGCCGGCGTCGGCCGAAAGACGGCGAGCGTCGTCATGGCGGCGGCTTTCGAGGAAGCCGCGCTCGCGGTCGACACGCACGTCTTTCGCGTCTCGCATCGACTGGGAATTACGCTCGGCAAGACGCCGCGTCAGGTCGAGGACGATCTTACGGCGCTGCTTCCCAAATCGAAGTGGGGGGATGCCACGCACTGGCTGATCATGCACGGACGCGCGATCTGCAAAGCCCCGACGCCGCAGTGCGCGCGCTGTCCGGTGAACGCCCTGTGTCCAACGCCCGCGATTATCAGTCGAACGTTAACGGCCCGGGTCCGTGCAAGTGGCTCGGCGGTTCCAACTCGGCGTCGGAAGCCAGCTGTTTCAAAAGCGAAGAAGCGGTAA
- a CDS encoding FAD/NAD(P)-binding protein, with protein sequence MDSGQLFDAVIVGGGLAGTTVAAELALMAPPDFRALLIDAGEPGPGSAYAPASERLYMNGTARAMSAVAGDKRHLVNWLRTEPESALISRRRFGAYLRERLRETLEHRPEFETLRAEVVDVVAGAEHFTVVDAHGGERIARHVVLALGNFPPDYAFLPQVLHRHPGFVADPWRFDPAPAHLRGDVLIVGSGLTAMDTVAMLDEREFEGCVHVVSRRGLMPCVENPFARALDPRQLALQTNTPYDLLRSLRAAARNHCAAGGDWRDVVEAIRDVSPAIWMSWTPRDRARFLRHLEVFWAVHRYRVPPKTAAACERLHRDGRLVRHRGRVSQATQTPDGRILVGVEGPAGKNRFVVSCAVNCTGPNGNYERVRHPLVQSLMRRGTIRADRLRLGVEATPDLHVVDAGGNKVDRLFTLGPPLRGMLYETTAVPETREQAAAIARAVVAESSRAALEAAS encoded by the coding sequence ATGGATTCAGGCCAGCTCTTCGACGCAGTCATCGTCGGCGGAGGTCTTGCCGGAACGACGGTCGCCGCAGAGCTCGCGCTGATGGCCCCGCCGGACTTCCGCGCGCTTTTGATCGATGCGGGAGAACCGGGGCCCGGAAGCGCGTACGCCCCGGCATCGGAGCGGCTGTACATGAACGGTACGGCGCGCGCGATGAGTGCCGTTGCCGGCGACAAACGGCATCTCGTAAACTGGTTGCGAACCGAGCCGGAATCGGCGTTGATCTCGCGCCGTCGTTTCGGCGCATATCTTCGCGAGCGTTTGCGCGAAACACTCGAGCACCGGCCCGAATTCGAAACGCTGCGCGCCGAAGTCGTCGACGTCGTAGCCGGCGCCGAACACTTTACCGTCGTCGACGCGCACGGCGGCGAACGCATCGCGCGGCACGTCGTGTTGGCTCTTGGAAACTTTCCGCCGGATTACGCTTTTCTGCCGCAGGTGCTCCACCGTCATCCGGGATTCGTCGCCGATCCGTGGCGCTTCGACCCGGCGCCGGCGCACCTTCGCGGCGACGTGCTGATCGTCGGGAGCGGGTTGACCGCGATGGATACCGTGGCGATGCTCGACGAGCGGGAGTTCGAGGGATGCGTGCACGTCGTCTCGCGCCGCGGTCTCATGCCGTGCGTCGAGAATCCGTTTGCGCGTGCGCTCGATCCCCGGCAGCTCGCCCTGCAAACGAACACGCCGTACGATCTCCTGCGCTCGCTGCGAGCGGCGGCTCGCAACCATTGCGCCGCGGGCGGCGATTGGCGCGACGTCGTCGAGGCGATTCGTGACGTTAGTCCCGCCATCTGGATGTCGTGGACGCCGCGAGATCGCGCGCGCTTTCTCCGCCATCTCGAAGTTTTTTGGGCCGTTCACCGGTATCGCGTTCCACCGAAGACCGCCGCCGCGTGCGAGCGGCTTCACCGCGATGGGCGGCTCGTCCGGCATCGGGGGCGTGTGTCGCAGGCAACCCAGACGCCCGACGGGCGCATTCTAGTGGGAGTCGAAGGCCCGGCGGGAAAAAACCGCTTTGTGGTTTCCTGCGCGGTGAACTGTACCGGACCAAACGGCAACTACGAGCGGGTGCGGCATCCGCTCGTGCAGAGCCTCATGCGCCGCGGAACCATTCGGGCCGACCGGCTGCGTCTCGGCGTCGAGGCGACGCCGGATCTGCACGTCGTCGACGCCGGCGGCAATAAGGTCGATCGCCTGTTCACCTTGGGACCGCCGCTGCGCGGCATGCTGTACGAAACGACTGCGGTCCCCGAGACGCGCGAACAGGCGGCTGCAATTGCTCGAGCCGTCGTGGCGGAAAGCTCGCGGGCGGCACTCGAGGCCGCTTCGTGA
- the lipB gene encoding lipoyl(octanoyl) transferase LipB: MTSARLLDLGMRPYREVWDLQHRLHEAVREAREPDTWIVVEHTPVVTLGRQAKRENVLLDADALARRGVDMVEIERGGDVTYHGPGQLVVYPIRKLERFREIVPLVRTLEGAVIATCSAFGIEAARWSEHAGVWVGENQICAVGLAVQRMVCLHGIALNVSTELDYDGLIVPCGLPGRGITSLSKEARRPVSVEEAKYVLLKELSKVFGVTFTPPYEQAVEA; encoded by the coding sequence ATGACATCGGCACGACTGCTCGATCTGGGCATGCGGCCGTATCGTGAAGTGTGGGATCTTCAGCACCGCCTCCACGAGGCGGTGCGCGAAGCTCGCGAACCCGACACGTGGATCGTCGTCGAGCACACCCCGGTCGTGACGCTCGGACGACAAGCCAAGCGCGAAAACGTTCTGCTCGACGCGGATGCGCTCGCGCGACGCGGTGTAGATATGGTGGAGATCGAGCGCGGCGGCGACGTGACCTATCACGGTCCCGGGCAGCTGGTCGTCTATCCGATTCGCAAGCTCGAGCGCTTTCGCGAAATCGTGCCGCTGGTGCGCACCCTCGAGGGCGCGGTCATTGCGACGTGCTCGGCGTTCGGCATCGAGGCTGCGCGCTGGAGCGAGCACGCGGGCGTATGGGTGGGCGAAAACCAGATTTGCGCCGTCGGCCTGGCGGTGCAGCGGATGGTCTGCCTGCACGGCATCGCGCTCAACGTTTCGACGGAGCTCGACTACGACGGCCTGATCGTGCCGTGCGGCCTTCCGGGGCGAGGCATCACCTCGTTATCGAAGGAAGCCCGCCGGCCGGTGAGCGTCGAAGAAGCCAAGTACGTTCTGCTCAAAGAGCTATCAAAAGTTTTTGGCGTGACGTTCACCCCGCCCTACGAACAAGCAGTTGAGGCATAA
- a CDS encoding A/G-specific adenine glycosylase, translated as MKPIESRLLEWYGVHGRADLPWRVVRDPYYTLVSEFMLQQTQVDRVVPKFRTFVQRFPTIETLAAASVADVLREWKGLGYNSRAVRLKRVAEAVVERHGGRMPESASALLDLPGIGPYTASAIRAFAFDVDDLPVDTNVRRIVERVGQPLEPPGGKAHDWASALMDLGATICKARVPKCLLCPLQSECASAPLSPSACVPAPRKRGDTVPFEKTARYARGRVIDRLRELPPGKRISFLDLHRDLEPLLPGRTVEEVRAFVRALERDGLIARDGESVALAE; from the coding sequence GTGAAGCCGATCGAAAGCCGCTTGCTGGAGTGGTACGGGGTGCACGGGCGCGCGGACTTGCCGTGGCGCGTCGTGCGCGATCCGTACTATACGCTCGTGAGCGAGTTCATGCTGCAGCAAACGCAAGTCGATCGAGTGGTGCCGAAGTTCCGCACGTTCGTCCAACGCTTTCCGACGATCGAGACGTTAGCCGCAGCGTCGGTGGCCGACGTGCTGCGCGAGTGGAAGGGGCTGGGATATAACTCGCGTGCCGTGCGGCTCAAGCGCGTTGCCGAAGCGGTCGTCGAGCGCCACGGCGGCCGCATGCCCGAATCCGCGAGCGCGCTCCTCGACTTGCCTGGAATCGGACCTTACACGGCCAGCGCGATTCGTGCGTTCGCGTTCGACGTCGACGACTTGCCGGTCGATACGAACGTGCGGCGCATCGTCGAGCGCGTCGGACAACCGCTCGAACCACCGGGCGGAAAGGCCCACGACTGGGCTTCCGCGCTCATGGATTTGGGCGCGACGATTTGTAAGGCTCGCGTTCCCAAATGTTTGCTTTGCCCGCTGCAGAGCGAGTGCGCGTCGGCGCCGCTTTCGCCGAGCGCGTGCGTGCCGGCTCCGCGTAAACGCGGCGATACGGTTCCCTTCGAAAAAACCGCACGGTACGCGCGCGGCCGCGTCATCGACCGGCTGCGCGAGCTGCCGCCCGGAAAACGAATTTCATTTCTCGATCTGCACCGCGATCTCGAGCCGTTACTACCCGGGCGTACGGTCGAAGAGGTTCGCGCGTTCGTTCGCGCGCTCGAGCGCGACGGTCTGATCGCCCGTGACGGCGAGTCCGTAGCGCTGGCGGAATAA
- a CDS encoding PLP-dependent aminotransferase family protein, translating to MATVGLLPELDRDSIVPLYRQIYEHLREAILTGTLPESTRLPPERNMAEKLNVNRSTVVHAYRELVREGLIEQRVGSGSRVIPQLRGQPERSAAVPWWVTLPPWRVGEFPNVLGELAAKQESGRISFVQGVAPDEPSPLGELAKSFGHVARDPRFVLSYGDSEGYEPLRAAIAARMNARGATTVTRNGIIVLTGSTQGIAIVAQSLAEAGDEIIVESPSYPGALQVFQINGLRAIPVQVDDEGMRVDHVEAILRTRRPRFIYTMPSLHNPTSATMNADRRERLATIAKRAGVPIVEDDPYGPLALDAGPPLVALAPDYVVYLSTFSKTIAPSLRVGWLAAPRTILERLLLRKQAYDMATSLYVQAAVTDYLERGYDAHVEQLREELQLRRKLADEAIARHWPASLKASSPAGGFYLWVTTPREVRARALLDAAERRGASFLFGEAFFASSGGDHHFRLALTAVTRKEIGEGIRRIGEAFKSLRA from the coding sequence ATGGCGACCGTTGGACTGCTGCCGGAGCTCGACCGCGATTCGATCGTTCCGCTATACCGGCAAATCTACGAGCACTTGCGCGAGGCGATTTTGACCGGCACCTTGCCGGAGTCGACCCGTCTCCCGCCCGAGCGGAACATGGCCGAAAAGCTCAACGTCAATCGCAGCACGGTGGTGCACGCCTACCGGGAGCTGGTAAGGGAAGGGCTGATCGAGCAGCGCGTGGGCTCCGGCTCTCGCGTCATTCCCCAACTGCGCGGCCAGCCGGAGCGCTCGGCGGCAGTGCCGTGGTGGGTGACCCTGCCGCCGTGGCGCGTCGGCGAGTTTCCCAACGTGCTCGGCGAGCTGGCGGCAAAGCAAGAGAGCGGACGGATCTCGTTCGTACAGGGCGTCGCGCCCGACGAGCCGTCGCCGCTGGGCGAGTTGGCCAAGTCGTTCGGACACGTCGCGCGCGATCCGCGCTTCGTGCTTTCCTACGGCGATTCGGAAGGCTACGAACCGCTGCGTGCGGCGATTGCGGCGCGAATGAACGCACGCGGCGCGACGACCGTTACGCGCAACGGCATTATCGTGCTCACCGGCTCGACGCAAGGGATCGCGATCGTAGCGCAAAGTTTGGCCGAGGCGGGCGACGAGATCATCGTTGAATCGCCGTCGTATCCGGGCGCGCTGCAAGTCTTTCAGATCAACGGTTTGCGCGCGATTCCGGTGCAGGTCGACGACGAGGGCATGCGCGTCGACCACGTCGAGGCGATCTTGCGCACGCGCCGTCCGCGTTTCATCTACACGATGCCGTCGCTGCACAACCCGACCAGTGCGACCATGAACGCCGATCGCCGCGAACGCTTAGCCACCATCGCCAAACGCGCGGGCGTTCCGATCGTCGAGGACGATCCGTACGGGCCGCTCGCGCTCGACGCCGGTCCGCCGCTCGTCGCGCTCGCTCCCGATTACGTCGTCTACTTGTCGACGTTTTCGAAAACCATCGCGCCCAGCTTGCGCGTGGGTTGGCTGGCCGCGCCGCGAACGATTCTCGAGCGGCTGCTTCTGCGCAAACAAGCCTACGACATGGCGACGAGTCTCTACGTACAGGCCGCCGTGACCGATTACTTGGAACGCGGCTACGACGCGCACGTCGAGCAGCTGCGCGAAGAGCTGCAGCTGCGGCGCAAGCTTGCCGACGAAGCGATCGCGCGTCACTGGCCGGCATCGCTGAAGGCGAGCAGTCCGGCAGGTGGATTCTATCTCTGGGTAACGACGCCGCGCGAGGTGCGGGCGCGCGCGCTGCTCGACGCCGCCGAACGGCGCGGCGCGTCGTTTCTCTTCGGCGAAGCGTTTTTCGCGAGCTCCGGCGGCGACCATCACTTCCGCTTGGCGCTGACGGCCGTTACGCGAAAGGAAATCGGCGAAGGTATTCGCCGTATCGGCGAAGCGTTCAAGAGCTTACGCGCGTGA
- a CDS encoding MFS transporter: MSVRELFEGRRGRVAAGLLVSEFVAATQGLVVAAIMPRVVADLHGLGEYALAYTAFFVAFFLFLPFAGPWADRYGLRRVLAIALALLGAGLALVAVAPNMPAFLGARFVEGVGDGLDYAMSLTAIAKSFPDNLRTRMMSFNATMWVVPGLVAPGLGAFVATQFGWRWAFAGLLPLIVIAAVLILPAVEQRPSSERTDPLGALRVLFSRATLFARGSMHASLFAFALLHAAFFGADAYVALALVGVRGLSLEAASICITVAVLGWSATALISPSMQERWGSAAVVVSGAAGCVVATAAFVAIALGAPIWLAYVAWVVGGAGIGFAYPTISAGVFGGALEGREGIVSSAMALSAVVGLLVGTSICGIPIAAATRLGTPLRDALALTFVLATFFGVALMGVAAKTIAREAPGRT; the protein is encoded by the coding sequence ATGTCCGTACGCGAGCTTTTCGAAGGGCGCCGCGGCCGCGTCGCCGCGGGCTTGCTGGTTTCGGAGTTCGTTGCGGCGACGCAAGGACTGGTCGTTGCCGCTATCATGCCGCGCGTCGTCGCCGATCTGCACGGGCTCGGTGAATACGCGCTCGCGTACACCGCGTTCTTTGTGGCGTTCTTCCTCTTTCTACCGTTTGCGGGACCGTGGGCGGATCGCTATGGGCTGCGTCGCGTGCTCGCGATCGCACTCGCGCTGCTCGGCGCGGGATTGGCGTTGGTCGCGGTCGCGCCGAATATGCCCGCATTCTTGGGAGCGCGCTTCGTCGAAGGTGTCGGCGATGGGCTCGATTATGCGATGTCGCTTACGGCGATCGCGAAATCGTTTCCGGATAATTTGCGTACGCGCATGATGTCGTTCAACGCGACGATGTGGGTGGTCCCGGGGCTGGTCGCACCGGGGCTAGGCGCGTTCGTCGCAACGCAGTTCGGCTGGCGGTGGGCCTTCGCGGGCCTGCTGCCGCTGATCGTCATCGCGGCGGTGCTGATTTTGCCGGCCGTCGAACAGCGGCCGAGTTCGGAGCGCACCGATCCGCTCGGAGCGCTGCGAGTGCTGTTTTCGCGCGCGACGCTCTTTGCTCGCGGTTCGATGCACGCGTCGCTATTTGCGTTTGCGCTGCTGCATGCCGCGTTCTTCGGTGCCGACGCATACGTCGCACTCGCCCTCGTCGGAGTGCGCGGACTCTCGCTCGAGGCGGCGAGCATCTGCATCACGGTTGCGGTGCTAGGCTGGTCGGCAACGGCATTGATCTCGCCGTCGATGCAAGAGCGCTGGGGAAGTGCGGCCGTCGTCGTAAGCGGAGCCGCGGGATGCGTCGTCGCAACGGCGGCGTTCGTGGCCATTGCGCTAGGCGCGCCGATTTGGCTCGCGTACGTGGCCTGGGTCGTCGGCGGCGCGGGAATCGGCTTTGCTTATCCGACGATTTCGGCCGGCGTGTTCGGCGGCGCGTTGGAAGGGCGCGAAGGCATCGTCTCGTCGGCCATGGCGCTCTCCGCGGTCGTCGGCCTTCTCGTGGGTACGTCGATCTGCGGCATACCGATCGCGGCCGCGACCCGATTGGGAACGCCGCTACGCGATGCGCTCGCGCTGACGTTTGTGCTTGCGACGTTCTTCGGCGTAGCGCTGATGGGCGTCGCCGCGAAGACTATAGCTCGAGAAGCTCCAGGTCGCACGTAG
- a CDS encoding tetratricopeptide repeat protein, translated as MAESIQSLNEKAVALRAQGRMREAVAAFSEAIVQFPGAAVLYNNLAMTLDELGAPKEAMLAYDSALARAPKFVASLIGKAGLVLREGRIDEARRLFDEALEVEPSSVAANLGMYELLQIKGELGEAVAHQKRALSHQRAFAHRAPNEKRSLLVLCTPGDWQANVPVDFLFDRRTTSFCKLYLLDDAQASHERLPPYDVVLNAIAESDEAVGALRLARTFLDAQDRPSLNAPERVLGVGRRRLGETLARVDCTVAAVAQAGAESLAAGESPFAYPIIARPVGSHAGHDLARLVSTRELREYAARVGAPAYFVSPFIDYVSGDGNYRKYRIVFVDGEPYPVHLAISPSWMIHYYNAPMGEHQWMRDEEAAFMIDMGSIFTNGLQSVLRNVAGAVGLEYFGIDCAIGQDGRLIVFEADPAMLVHTSDPVEIYPYKHEYVPRIYRAIEAMIDRRKESGGA; from the coding sequence ATGGCCGAATCGATCCAATCGCTCAACGAAAAGGCGGTCGCGCTGCGCGCGCAGGGACGGATGCGCGAAGCCGTCGCGGCGTTCTCGGAAGCAATCGTGCAGTTTCCAGGGGCAGCCGTTCTCTACAACAATCTCGCCATGACGCTCGACGAACTCGGCGCGCCCAAAGAAGCGATGCTGGCGTACGATTCGGCGCTGGCTCGCGCTCCGAAGTTCGTCGCGTCGTTAATCGGGAAAGCCGGTCTGGTCTTGCGCGAGGGCCGCATCGACGAGGCTCGGCGGCTGTTCGACGAAGCTCTCGAGGTCGAACCCTCGTCGGTTGCCGCGAACTTGGGCATGTACGAGCTGCTGCAGATCAAAGGCGAACTCGGCGAAGCCGTCGCCCACCAAAAACGCGCACTCTCGCATCAGCGCGCCTTCGCGCACCGCGCACCCAACGAAAAGCGCAGTTTGCTGGTGCTTTGCACCCCCGGCGATTGGCAAGCCAACGTTCCGGTCGACTTTTTGTTCGACCGCAGGACGACGAGTTTTTGCAAGTTGTATTTGCTCGACGATGCGCAGGCCTCGCACGAAAGGTTGCCGCCGTACGACGTCGTGCTCAACGCCATCGCCGAATCCGACGAGGCCGTTGGAGCGCTGCGCTTGGCGCGAACGTTTCTGGACGCGCAAGACCGGCCGTCGCTCAACGCGCCCGAACGCGTCCTGGGGGTGGGACGACGCCGCTTGGGCGAAACGCTGGCGCGAGTCGATTGCACCGTCGCGGCGGTTGCGCAGGCCGGCGCCGAGTCGTTGGCGGCCGGTGAGTCGCCGTTTGCCTATCCGATCATCGCACGTCCCGTCGGTTCGCATGCCGGTCACGATCTCGCGCGTCTCGTCAGCACTCGGGAGCTGCGCGAGTACGCCGCGCGCGTCGGAGCGCCGGCGTACTTCGTGAGCCCCTTCATCGACTACGTCAGCGGTGACGGAAACTATCGCAAGTACCGCATCGTTTTCGTCGACGGCGAGCCCTATCCGGTGCATCTAGCGATCTCGCCCAGCTGGATGATTCACTACTACAACGCGCCTATGGGCGAACACCAGTGGATGCGCGACGAGGAGGCCGCGTTCATGATCGACATGGGATCGATCTTTACAAACGGTTTGCAAAGCGTTTTACGAAACGTCGCCGGCGCTGTCGGCCTAGAGTATTTCGGGATCGATTGCGCGATCGGGCAAGACGGAAGGCTCATCGTATTTGAAGCCGATCCGGCAATGCTCGTTCACACGAGCGACCCCGTCGAGATCTATCCTTACAAGCACGAGTACGTTCCGCGCATCTATCGCGCCATCGAAGCAATGATCGACAGAAGAAAAGAGAGCGGGGGAGCCTAG
- the lpdA gene encoding dihydrolipoyl dehydrogenase has product MAEFNVDAVVIGAGPGGYHAAIRLGQLGKKVICVDRDEVGGVCLNWGCIPTKALLHVGEVIRHIEHAGAIGLTVAKPTVDREGVAKFKNDVVNSNVGGVKTLFKANGVEFIYGEASFKSPTEISVKKKDGGTDTIKAGNVVIATGSAPVDVKAWPRDGETIINSDDAVQVKRVPKDMLVIGGGVIGLEFATVYARMGAKVLVVEMMPQILTGTDAEIGKTLGRILKKQGVEIMLNTKVGDLKKDGKNVVATLNGEGTGGKDESRKFDMVLVAVGRRPVTDNLNLQAAGLAADDKGFVAVDAQMRTKVPTIFAIGDVTGQPLLAHRAMKQGVVAAEVISGDKSAAFDPIAIPNCVYTDPEVATVGLSEEEAKAKGYEVRIGKFPLAASGRARTMNESDGVLKLVGDAKTDLLLGMHIVAPQAESLIGEGVIALEMGATLEDIGLSVHPHPTLTEGIMDAAEAAHGKAIHIVNPKPKAPSPVGAK; this is encoded by the coding sequence TTGGCAGAATTTAACGTCGACGCGGTCGTCATCGGTGCCGGGCCGGGAGGCTATCATGCCGCGATCCGGCTGGGACAACTCGGCAAGAAAGTCATCTGCGTCGATCGCGACGAGGTGGGCGGCGTGTGCCTTAACTGGGGGTGCATTCCGACCAAGGCGCTGCTGCACGTCGGCGAGGTGATTCGCCACATCGAACACGCGGGAGCTATCGGTTTGACGGTTGCAAAACCGACCGTCGACCGCGAAGGCGTCGCGAAGTTCAAAAACGACGTCGTCAACTCCAACGTCGGCGGCGTGAAGACGCTTTTTAAAGCCAACGGCGTCGAGTTTATCTACGGCGAAGCATCGTTTAAGAGCCCCACCGAGATCTCCGTCAAAAAGAAAGACGGCGGAACCGACACGATCAAGGCAGGCAACGTCGTGATCGCGACGGGCTCGGCACCGGTCGACGTCAAGGCGTGGCCGCGCGACGGCGAGACGATCATCAACTCCGACGACGCCGTCCAAGTAAAGCGCGTTCCCAAGGATATGCTCGTGATCGGCGGGGGCGTCATCGGTCTCGAGTTCGCAACCGTCTACGCGCGCATGGGTGCCAAGGTACTCGTCGTCGAGATGATGCCGCAGATTCTTACCGGTACCGACGCCGAGATCGGCAAGACGCTCGGGCGCATTCTCAAAAAGCAAGGCGTCGAGATCATGCTCAACACGAAAGTCGGCGACCTGAAAAAAGACGGCAAGAACGTCGTCGCGACGCTCAACGGCGAGGGCACCGGGGGCAAAGACGAGTCTCGCAAGTTCGACATGGTATTGGTTGCGGTCGGCCGGCGTCCGGTGACCGATAACCTCAACCTTCAGGCTGCCGGCCTGGCGGCCGACGACAAAGGTTTCGTTGCGGTCGACGCGCAGATGCGCACGAAAGTTCCGACTATTTTCGCCATCGGTGACGTGACCGGGCAGCCGCTGCTCGCGCATCGCGCGATGAAGCAGGGCGTCGTAGCCGCCGAAGTCATCAGCGGCGATAAATCCGCGGCGTTCGATCCGATCGCGATTCCGAACTGCGTCTACACCGATCCCGAGGTCGCAACCGTGGGCCTTTCGGAAGAGGAAGCCAAAGCCAAAGGCTACGAGGTACGCATTGGCAAGTTTCCGCTCGCCGCGAGCGGCCGCGCGCGCACGATGAACGAAAGCGACGGCGTGCTCAAGCTCGTCGGCGACGCCAAGACCGATCTGCTGCTAGGCATGCACATCGTCGCACCGCAAGCCGAATCGCTGATCGGCGAGGGCGTGATCGCCCTCGAAATGGGCGCGACGCTGGAGGACATCGGCCTCTCGGTGCATCCGCATCCGACGTTGACCGAAGGCATCATGGACGCGGCCGAAGCGGCGCACGGCAAAGCGATTCACATCGTCAACCCCAAACCGAAAGCGCCGTCGCCGGTCGGAGCCAAGTAG
- the lipA gene encoding lipoyl synthase, protein MAIEIDLIRKPSWLKVSLPAGDDYERVKAKVAALELHTVCREAACPNLAECWGAGTATIMILGDTCTRGCRFCNVKTGNPRGQVDWLEPVRVADAVRDLGWKYLVLTAVDRDDLADGGALIFANTVRAIHERAPGARVEILSGDYRGDLRALDIVMDAKPDVFAHNLETVRRLQATVRDKRAGYEQSLKVLLHAKSRAPERYTKTSLMIGLGESEAEVEAAMDDARSVGVDIFTLGQYLQPSKKHLPVREFVTPAQFAALGELAKSKGFHQVVSSPLSRSSYHAEQAFPA, encoded by the coding sequence GTGGCTATAGAGATCGACCTGATACGCAAGCCGTCGTGGCTGAAAGTATCGCTCCCGGCAGGCGACGATTACGAGCGCGTCAAGGCGAAAGTCGCGGCGCTCGAACTGCATACGGTTTGCCGCGAGGCGGCGTGTCCCAATCTCGCGGAGTGCTGGGGCGCCGGCACGGCGACCATCATGATCTTGGGCGACACGTGCACGCGCGGCTGCCGCTTCTGCAACGTCAAGACCGGGAATCCGCGCGGTCAAGTCGATTGGCTCGAACCCGTGCGCGTCGCAGACGCGGTGCGCGACCTCGGCTGGAAGTATCTCGTGCTAACCGCGGTCGATCGCGACGATCTGGCCGACGGCGGGGCGCTGATCTTCGCGAATACCGTTCGCGCGATCCACGAGCGCGCTCCGGGAGCTCGCGTGGAGATTCTCAGCGGCGACTATCGCGGCGATCTGCGCGCGCTCGACATCGTGATGGACGCGAAGCCCGACGTGTTCGCGCACAACCTCGAAACGGTTCGCCGGCTGCAGGCAACGGTGCGCGACAAGCGCGCGGGCTACGAGCAATCGCTAAAGGTGCTCCTCCATGCCAAATCTCGGGCACCCGAGCGCTACACCAAGACGTCGCTGATGATCGGGCTCGGCGAGTCGGAAGCCGAGGTCGAAGCGGCGATGGACGACGCCCGCTCGGTGGGAGTCGACATCTTTACGCTGGGCCAGTACCTGCAGCCCAGCAAGAAGCATCTGCCGGTCAGGGAGTTCGTGACGCCCGCCCAGTTCGCGGCACTCGGCGAGCTGGCAAAGTCAAAAGGTTTTCATCAGGTTGTCTCGAGCCCGCTCTCGCGCAGCTCGTACCACGCCGAGCAGGCCTTTCCCGCCTGA
- a CDS encoding cysteine dioxygenase family protein: MTAGMDRLAQAMGDDEFLDAMQRYAQRFASYRDRLPLIPYAYTRTQLLRLPRYEIVVMRWSPGSISPIHDHGSSDCWVLMMEGALEVENFNRDDDAGSAVVELRPAEKISLGLGDVDHRGGPKELHRVRNATEVMAYTLQLYSEPIHSYTVVDVHSRQSRIVTATCDLELLEL, encoded by the coding sequence GTGACGGCCGGCATGGATCGGCTCGCGCAAGCGATGGGCGACGACGAGTTTCTCGATGCGATGCAACGCTACGCACAACGCTTCGCAAGCTATCGCGACCGTCTACCGCTGATTCCCTACGCATACACGCGCACGCAGCTTTTGCGCTTGCCGCGTTACGAGATCGTCGTCATGCGCTGGTCGCCCGGATCGATCAGCCCGATTCACGATCACGGCAGCTCCGACTGCTGGGTGTTGATGATGGAGGGCGCGCTCGAGGTGGAAAACTTCAATCGCGACGACGACGCAGGCAGCGCCGTCGTCGAGCTGCGCCCGGCCGAGAAAATCTCGCTGGGTTTAGGTGACGTCGATCACCGCGGCGGTCCCAAGGAGCTGCACCGCGTGCGCAACGCGACCGAAGTTATGGCCTATACGCTGCAGCTCTATTCCGAGCCGATCCACAGCTACACGGTCGTCGACGTTCACTCGCGCCAAAGCCGCATCGTCACGGCTACGTGCGACCTGGAGCTTCTCGAGCTATAG